In the genome of Myxococcota bacterium, the window CGCGACGCCGTGCCGCACGCCGCGCTCCGAGACCGTGAAGCGGGTCGCGCGCAGGCGCAGCAGCGCCACCTCGAGACACACGAGCCCGGCCACGATCACGTCGGCGCGGCCCGGCTCGAGCCCCGGCAGGCGGCGCCGCTCCGGAACGCCCAGATGCGCCAGCCGCTCGATCCACTGCACCAGCCGCGCGCGCTCGAACGCGAAGCCCTCGACGCGCGCCGGGTCGTACGGCTCGAGCCGCTGCTCGAGCGCCGCCAGCGTGGTGGCCGTGCCCGCGACCGCCACGATCGCGGCGTTCGCCGGCAGCCCGCCGGGCAGCGCGCGCGCGAGCGGGTCGCTGGCCACGAGCACGTGGTCGCGCAGCGCCGCGAGGTCGGCGGCGGGGATCGGGTGGCGCGGCAGGTGGGCCTCGGTGAGCCGCACGCTGCCCAGCGGCAGCGAGACACCGCGGATCGGCGCGCCGGCGGCCTCGCGCCAGGCGACCTCGGTGCTGCCACCGCCGACGTCGATCACGGCCAGCGCCCCCTCGACGCTGCGGCGCGTGGCCTCCACGGTGAGCTCGG includes:
- a CDS encoding Ppx/GppA family phosphatase; translated protein: MANAEHVGPRRIGVFDLGSNTILLLVMAADGSVIRDQARITRLGQGVFERGELAPDAIARTRAAVSEFAALARTDGVERLVAVGTEALRRARGGSQFLGELVRDGLVDAARVLTGDEEAELTVEATRRSVEGALAVIDVGGGSTEVAWREAAGAPIRGVSLPLGSVRLTEAHLPRHPIPAADLAALRDHVLVASDPLARALPGGLPANAAIVAVAGTATTLAALEQRLEPYDPARVEGFAFERARLVQWIERLAHLGVPERRRLPGLEPGRADVIVAGLVCLEVALLRLRATRFTVSERGVRHGVALRILAGHKLF